The Hypanus sabinus isolate sHypSab1 chromosome 7, sHypSab1.hap1, whole genome shotgun sequence region aggtGCCATCGACACCCGCCATCACCCGCTGGGCGATGCTTACCACCAGCGGCCACACCTAGAAAATGTACGAGAATGTCACAAGCCCGCCGGTTGAAAATGGGTCGGGCCAAGACCCCCACCATGGCACCTCCAACTCCTGTAACAACGACGAGTCCTACAAGTACGTCTTCCTGCCCGTGTGCTACACCTACACGTGCGTCCTCAGCCTGGCCCTCAACTCCATCATCATATGCAGCAtcctgaagaggcggaaggaatggAACTGCTCCCTGATCTACATGTTTAACCTGGCCTTGACGGACTTCATGTATGGCCTGTCACTGCCGTTTCTCATCGCCAGCTACATCATGCACGACGTCTGGGTTTTTGGCGCCTTCACCTGCCGCCTGGTCCGCTTCCTCTTTTACTTTAACCTCTATTGCAGTATCTTCTTTCTCACCTGCATCAGCTTTCACCGCTACCTGGGCATCTGCCACCCCATGAAGACCATCACCATGGAGACCAAGAAGACCGCCAGGGTGGTGTGCGTGCTGGTGTGGCTGGTGGTGCTGGCCCTCACCAGCCCCATCTTCCACTTTGCCAAGACGGCCACCTCCAACAACGTCACCAACTGCTGGGACGATGCCCTAGACACCGAGTACCCGCACTACGTCCCCTATGGGATCATCCTGCACTCAGTGGGCTTCTTCCTGCCCTTTTCCATCATTGCCTGGTGCTACTCTCGCGTGATAAAGACCATCTTCAAGACCATCAACAACCAGCAGTTCAAGTCAGCGGTGCCGGCCCTGGACAAGAGGCGCAAGTCCATCAAGACCATTCTCACTATCACCCTGCTCTTCGCCCTCTGCTTCCTGCCCTTCCACGTCACCAAGACCATCTTCCTCATCAACAAGGCAGTGCCCGACGTGGCCTGCTCCACCAAGCGGGTGGTCACCATCTGCTACAAGGTCACCAGGCCGCTGGCCAGTTTCAATGCTTGGCTCAACGCCCTGCTCTACTTCCTCACCAAGGACAAGTGGCCGCAGAACTGTCTGAAGCCCAAGAAGGACGATGACTCCAAATCCTCATGGAACATCTTCAAGCCCTTCAACCACATGACGTCGCcggcctgagcccggccttttTGTGAGGGACGGCAGTGGGCGCCTGTTCCCCTCACCACCACCCTCCCCGTCGCCTAACCCCTTCCCCTTCTGTGGACGGACAGCTCCATCCTGGGTGATTCCTGCCAGCTGCTCTTCTCACCACCATCTTCTGTCACCATCACCCTGTTCCTCGCCCCTCACTGCCATCCTGTCCTCGCCCCTCACTACCATCCTTTACCTCGCCCCTCACTGCAATCCTTTACCTCGCCCCTCACTGCCATCCTTTACCTCGCCCCTCACTGCCATCCTTTACCTCGCCCCTCACTGCCATCCTTTACCTCGCCCCTCACTGCCATCCTTTACCTCGCCCCTCACTGCAATCCTTTACCTCGCCCCTCACTGCCATCCTTTACCTCACCCCTCACTGCCATCCTTTACCTCGCCCCTCACTGCCATCGTATTCCCCACCACTCAGCACCATTCCTCCATCTCTCGCTACTATCCCCATCCCCCACACCAATACTCCCATCTCCCACTCACCCCTGCCCACCCCACTCACGGCCCAGTACCTCCCTCGTCATAGCCCACATGAAAATTTGACTCTTGTGGAACTGACCAACTCTGCCACTGTTTAACTGGTGCCCCGTGTGGACTGCCAGTGTTGAGGAGGAAGCAGCCTCTCCAGTGGGGTTGGAGGTGTGACACCcgatctctcccccaccccaccccacccacacactgccccacccccccccccactaacccTACCCGATTCCACAACTGATGGCCTTCCAAAGCGTCGAGGAGCTTCTCACTGCCGGagtgtgtctcagtgaaacgaaGCCATTATTTAAAGATTAGGAATCATTTCGTTTGCTGCCATTTCCTGGACAACCACACGAGCTGGTGGTGCTGGGGGATGGAGACGGGCTCCACAAATGGCAAGCAGCCGATCTGCCTTCTGCGGACCCCCACCCTCCGTTCCTGCCCTGACTTGTTATCCCGAGAAGACagcctgttccctcactccaaACGCTGTGTCTTCAAGCAGCGTCAACACCTCCTCATGGACAAGGCTCTGAAGTGGGGGCTTGACCTCATCACTCGGATAAAGAGAGAGAAGGAGCATCAACATAGCCTCGGACTCTTGGCTCACGGACTGTCTTGGATTCAGCCAAGGGAAATGTGAAGCTTCAGTGCTTATGTTTTATCGGCCTGAGGTTGTTTATCGCCGAGTTGGTTGACTCACCCTTGAACCCACCTGCCCACAGACTGGGTCACCTTCaatagagggtggggagggggtgtgtgACCAGTACCAGACTTGGGACATATGGTGTTCACCTAACCCTGAAGCAGACAGACCCCTGCTCAACAGGACTCTGTCAATTTTGATTTCTGAAATGCTTACCCTTTGGGAGATCTAATCATTAACCTTCTGAAGGGAAAATGTATTATAAAAGATAACCTTACACAATCTATGTATTATATAAATAGAAGTATGAAATGTGGATTATTTGATGTATGCTATTCTGTCTCCTCAACCCCCGCTGGGTTTTCACCTTCCGCTTCCACAAGCACCCAAGTCTGGGTGGAGTTCAGAAACATCCCAGGTACTGAAAGTGGACCTGGAGAAGATGTTTTGTTCAGTAGGAGAGCCCAGGATTCAAGGATGTAGAAAAATGTGATGGTcctttagaattgagatgaggaggaatttcttcagccagagtgtggtgaatctgtgggatacGTTGCCACGGACTGCTGTAGAGGCCAAATCGTTGgatatagttaaggcagagagggataggttcttgactggtaaGGTGGGtgaagggttacagggatggggtaagaacaaatcagctgtgattgaatggtggaacagactcaatgggctgaatggcttaattctgctcccatggtaAGACTCTGATGTGGAAGCATTGCAGCCAAGGCTCGTCCCACACGACCCAGCTCAGGGGTAACAACCTGGAACAGAGGAGAGGCTGGCACCGTTTTCCCCAGGCAGGCAGGAGGCTGAAGCATGAACTTactgaggtttataaaatcacgaggggCCTTAATAACGTGGATTTTCCTGAGGGggagttgggaacccctgtctaaagagggatatgggctaaacACAAACAAGTGGAACCAGGTCAGGCAGACAACTTGgctagcatggatgagttgggccgaagggtctgtttccacACAGTTTGACTCAATGACTTCATGGCCTTCTCTGTTAGGGTTAGACCTCAAAGCGTTCTCATACTGAGAAAACCATGCCATATGGATGAGTGGGACATGAAGAGAACATTTCCATCAGTAGGAGAGACCAGGATCCATGGACACGTAATAAAGATctgacttactgcccattacgctACTGATGTTtaggggcagcaatgaaggtcctctatctctggcggtgttcagggcttccttcatcatgtcagaagctcggttttcactactgtcagtcacacattccgggtggagactcaggaataccgtcacactcagctGTAGAAGGATTGTACAACAACGTCACACTCAGTTGTagttgctgtttccgtaacaattttgtttaccagtcagggttgttagccccgagctgaacccccaaacctggaggactggtggaccactcttagtctgacctctaccctttgacctgtttggcatgggtgaccctaccaagagccaaagcacaagaccctgactccagccaacatggctctccgggtcattgaggctctCAAGCCTCCAAACCTTACAAGGTTGTGTTCCTCTTGGAGGCTTTACAgctgagatgaggaggactttcttcagccagagggtggtgaatctgagggaTTTGTTGCAACAGACAattgcagaggccaagtcattgggcgtatttaaggcagagagagataggttcttgattggtaaggaggTTAAGGATTATGTGATACTGCCTTAAAATTATCTACCCGATTGATAAGTATTGTAAATATTGCCAATGTGTATATAAAAAAATGGAGTGTGGACCAACAGCTGAGTGAGGGATTGGTCTAAAGTCTAAGGACAGTCATAATGTGCACAATAGGCCTAAATTCATGAGAGGGCGTGGATAAGGTGAGCAGTCGCAGTCTTTTCCCCAGCGCAGGGGAGTTTAAAACTGGAGGGCATGGTTTCAGGTGAGGGGGAATACCAGGACCTGAGGGTGGTGAGATACCACAAGAAGTGTTTGAGGCACACACTGTACAGTTATACTGCTTCAAACCCATTTGGATGGGTCCGTGGataaaatgcaggcaaatgggactggctcAGGCAGACACCTTGGGCCacgtggatgagttgggctgaagggcttgttgtATAGATCTGTGACTCGCTGAACACATCGTCAAACCTGTGACAGCCCATTTTCTGCGGTGTTTATAGGGAGTAAGGGAAAGAATTCTCGCCAACCATTTTAAGTACGTTGACTCCAAATATCATTGAATGCAGAACAGCGggtgtaaattggtttattatgtcATAGGTACTttgctttgcatgccatccatacagttAAGGGCAGCAAGGTCTACAGTACAGATGGCCCATAGTACAGgagacctgggttcatttcccgtcgctgcctgtaaggagtttgtacattctcccaatgaccacgtgggtttcctctgggtgctctggtttcctcccacaggccaaaatcttggtaggttaattggtgattgtaagttgccctgtggttaggctaggattgCTGGCCAGCATGGCTCGGAAaaccagaaggacctgttccacactgtatctcaataaaataaagattagctcatcacatcagtgtgttgaggtagtacaaggagaaaaaaaataaaggagtgcagaataaagtgtaacagctaaagGGAAAGTGCAGttataaggtgcaagatcagaaCAAAGTAGATTGAGAGGTCGAGTCCATCCTATCTTACAGGGGGTctgtt contains the following coding sequences:
- the LOC132397009 gene encoding P2Y purinoceptor 3-like, translated to MYENVTSPPVENGSGQDPHHGTSNSCNNDESYKYVFLPVCYTYTCVLSLALNSIIICSILKRRKEWNCSLIYMFNLALTDFMYGLSLPFLIASYIMHDVWVFGAFTCRLVRFLFYFNLYCSIFFLTCISFHRYLGICHPMKTITMETKKTARVVCVLVWLVVLALTSPIFHFAKTATSNNVTNCWDDALDTEYPHYVPYGIILHSVGFFLPFSIIAWCYSRVIKTIFKTINNQQFKSAVPALDKRRKSIKTILTITLLFALCFLPFHVTKTIFLINKAVPDVACSTKRVVTICYKVTRPLASFNAWLNALLYFLTKDKWPQNCLKPKKDDDSKSSWNIFKPFNHMTSPA